From the genome of Lotus japonicus ecotype B-129 chromosome 6, LjGifu_v1.2, one region includes:
- the LOC130725439 gene encoding uncharacterized protein LOC130725439: MPPRQDPTNAQLVQALTQLAQIMAQQANANAAQAAAQAQRVTEENARRVQRQEREKAQAQVKILTDFNRQDPPKFHGEVEHEKADKWLRETEKIFEVLRTPANEKVRLETFQLKGDAEYWWRSARQLMTANQVAVNWDSFKQAFLDKYFPETAREDMEDQFLRLRQGSMTVREYAARLETLSKHFKCFQVRVYEVYLYNRFMVGLRNEIEESVRPLGIRNYRQLVEKSREVEAMKSHRESGGPIRSNQQHTGKSDKGKLHQKKPYQRPSGRRKYAGSGGVPTPKKDVVCFKTGHYANECGETGTVCWNCQKLGHIARDCKTLKAEPALNAAKGKRHAAQARVFSITGQEAENASGLIQGTCTITGTPLSVLFDSGATHSFVSVHCVKRL; encoded by the coding sequence ATGCCTCCACGACAGGACCCAACCAATGCTCAGCTAGTTCAAGCGTTGACGCAACTAGCTCAGATCATGGCTCAACAGGCCAATGCGAATGCTGCTCAAGCCGCCGCCCAAGCTCAACGGGTTACGGAAGAGAATGCTAGAAGGGTGCAGAGACAGGAAAGAGAGAAGGCACAGGCTCAAGTGAAGATACTGACTGACTTTAACCgccaggatccacctaagtttcaCGGAGAAGTCGAGCATGAGAAGGCTGACAAATGGCTGCGGGAGACGGAGAAGATCTTTGAAGTACTTCGTACTCCGGCTAATGAGAAGGTGAGACTGGAAACTTTTCAGCTGAAGGgtgatgctgaatactggtggaggaGCGCCAGGCAGTTGATGACGGCCAATCAGGTGGCTGTTAACTGGGATTCTTTCAAGCAAGCGTTtctggacaagtactttccgGAGACAGCTCGAGAGGATATGGAAGATCAGTTCCTCAGACTGAGACAAGGAAGTATGACCGTTAGGGAGTATGCTGCTAGACTGGAGACTTTGTCTAAGCATTTCAAGTGTTTCCAAGTGCGTGTGTATGAAGTGTATCTTTACAACCGCTTCATGGTAGGATTGAGGAATGAGATTGAGGAGTCGGTGAGACCTTTGGGGATTCGAAACTACCGTCAACTAGTGGAGAAATCCCGAGAAGTAGAGGCTATGAAGAGTCATCGGGAAAGTGGAGGACCCATTCGGTCCAATCAACAACATACTGGGAAGAGTGACAAGGGGAAGTTGCATCAGAagaagccatatcaacgtcctaGTGGTAGACGAAAGTATGCTGGAAGTGGTGGGGTACCAACCCCAAAGAAGGATGTGGTTTGCTTCAAGAcagggcactatgccaatgagTGTGGAGAAACTGGAACAGTGTGCTGGAATTGTCAGAAACTAGGACATATTGCGAGAGACTGCAAGACACTTAAGGCTGAACCAGCTTTGAATGCTGCTAAGGGAAAGCGACATGCTGCACAGGCACGCGTGTTTTCCATTACCGGGCAAGAAGCCGAGAATGCAAGTGGACTGATACAGGGTACATGTACTATTACTGGAACCCCTTTATCTGTTTTATTTGATTCGGGTGCTACACACTCTTTTGTATCTGTGCATTGTGTGAAGAGACTATGA